Proteins from a single region of Acidovorax sp. NCPPB 3576:
- a CDS encoding sensor histidine kinase, producing MDIPFVKSHWPRSFRGRLLLVYVAGMLLSGGLVMAAVMVLLEPFERYMLQHSVIDRAEQIAKIIRFDAAGLPLGPDRARIEDWPFASLSEEVVLRIVDPHGTAFYTTDGQRAPLAPVGSGFDPLAKGFVMEKDGVSMHAATVPLKRPGRTWYVQFAISDRIVLLMQHSIGLPALRQGIVATCLTFLVIFFITTHLTLRRVLRPLRVASRQAQRITPQSLGDRLELQDLPSELVPLVDAFNRALDRVQLGFQTQQEFLANAAHELKTPLSLIRAQVEMGGHASDNGSGSGSGQSPYLLQDIDRMARQVQQLLHLAEASEPRNYRIERCDPRSTILEASDFMDRVAERGQVQIALLFDEGVGPWHVDRGALFTLLKNLLENAIQHCPPHRTVRLQVHGRGFVVSDEGPGVAQEHLGKLFERFWRGASRRDEGAGLGLSICQEIVTAHGWTIEARNGAVGLEVRVTHASIPDPAQ from the coding sequence ATGGATATTCCATTCGTGAAAAGCCACTGGCCCCGTAGCTTTCGCGGGCGACTGCTGCTGGTCTATGTGGCCGGCATGCTGTTGAGCGGGGGGCTGGTCATGGCCGCGGTCATGGTGCTGCTCGAACCCTTCGAGCGCTACATGCTGCAGCACAGCGTGATCGACCGGGCCGAGCAGATTGCCAAGATCATCCGCTTCGATGCCGCCGGCCTGCCGCTGGGCCCCGATCGCGCCCGCATCGAGGACTGGCCCTTCGCCAGCCTGAGCGAGGAAGTGGTGCTGCGCATCGTCGATCCGCACGGCACGGCGTTCTACACCACCGATGGACAACGGGCCCCCTTGGCGCCTGTGGGCAGCGGGTTCGATCCGTTGGCAAAAGGTTTCGTCATGGAGAAGGACGGTGTTTCCATGCATGCTGCCACGGTGCCCCTGAAAAGGCCCGGCCGGACCTGGTACGTGCAGTTCGCCATCAGCGACCGCATCGTTTTGCTGATGCAGCACAGCATCGGACTGCCGGCGCTGCGCCAGGGCATCGTGGCCACCTGCCTGACGTTTTTGGTGATCTTTTTCATCACCACGCACCTGACGCTGCGCCGGGTGCTCAGGCCGCTGCGGGTCGCGTCGCGGCAGGCGCAGCGCATCACGCCCCAGTCCCTGGGCGACCGGCTGGAGCTGCAGGACCTGCCCAGCGAACTGGTTCCGCTGGTCGATGCCTTCAACCGGGCGCTGGACCGCGTGCAGCTGGGGTTTCAGACGCAGCAGGAGTTTCTGGCCAACGCCGCGCATGAATTGAAAACACCGCTTTCGTTGATCCGTGCGCAGGTGGAGATGGGGGGGCATGCCAGTGACAACGGCAGCGGCAGCGGCAGCGGCCAAAGTCCGTACCTGCTCCAGGACATCGACCGCATGGCTCGCCAGGTGCAGCAGCTGCTGCACCTGGCCGAGGCCAGCGAGCCGAGAAACTACCGGATCGAGCGGTGCGACCCGCGCTCCACGATCCTGGAGGCCAGCGATTTCATGGACCGCGTGGCTGAGCGCGGCCAGGTCCAGATCGCACTTCTTTTCGACGAGGGCGTCGGTCCCTGGCACGTCGATCGGGGGGCGCTCTTCACCCTGCTCAAGAACCTGCTGGAAAACGCCATCCAGCACTGCCCGCCCCATCGCACGGTGCGGCTGCAGGTGCACGGCCGTGGGTTCGTGGTGTCCGATGAAGGCCCGGGGGTTGCGCAGGAACACCTGGGCAAACTCTTCGAGCGCTTTTGGCGTGGCGCCTCACGGCGCGATGAAGGGGCCGGGCTGGGCCTGTCGATCTGCCAGGAGATCGTCACCGCCCACGGCTGGACCATCGAAGCGCGCAACGGGGCCGTGGGGCTGGAAGTGCGCGTCACGCACGCATCGATTCCCGACCCCGCACAGTAA
- a CDS encoding RNA polymerase sigma factor translates to MSTSLTDTQLMALIDQVAGRDDAALKRLYDHTSSRLFGVALRVLRNREWAEDVLQEAYLTIWRVAGSYRETLSPPMAWMGLIVRSRALDFLRRRTADRAQLTQEFDDEMAQTLQADQPSPADIAHASEQATALHQCLGRLEHRHREVVSLAYLRDLSHSELAEQLKLPLGTVKTWIRRGLGQLRDCLSRYA, encoded by the coding sequence ATGAGCACCTCCCTCACGGACACCCAACTGATGGCCCTCATTGACCAAGTCGCGGGGCGTGACGATGCTGCCCTCAAGCGTTTGTACGACCACACGTCGTCGCGCCTCTTCGGCGTGGCCCTGCGTGTGCTGCGCAACCGGGAGTGGGCCGAGGACGTGCTGCAAGAGGCCTACCTCACCATCTGGCGCGTGGCCGGCAGCTACCGCGAAACCCTGAGCCCGCCCATGGCCTGGATGGGGCTCATCGTGCGCAGCCGGGCACTGGATTTTCTGCGCCGGCGCACGGCCGACCGGGCACAGCTCACGCAGGAGTTCGACGACGAAATGGCGCAGACACTGCAGGCCGACCAGCCTTCGCCAGCGGACATCGCGCATGCCAGCGAGCAAGCCACCGCGCTGCACCAGTGCCTGGGCCGCCTGGAGCACCGCCACCGCGAAGTGGTCAGCCTGGCGTATTTGCGCGATCTGAGCCACAGCGAACTGGCCGAGCAACTGAAGCTGCCGCTCGGCACGGTGAAGACCTGGATCCGCCGGGGCCTGGGCCAGTTGCGCGATTGCCTGTCGCGCTATGCGTGA
- a CDS encoding MlaA family lipoprotein yields the protein MAQPDPLEPVNRKIFSFNEGVDKVVLQPAAKAYKTVVPDVAQTGVNNFFSNWQNPWSSVNLMLQGRVGEGMTTLARFGTNTTVGALGFVDVASGWGMPNRKEDFGLTLDTWGVGTGPYLVMPLFGPSNARDVFASQVDGLGNPKNQISSVSVKNSMTAIQVVSQRANYLGAGELADQVALDKYLLMRDTHLKKRNRAAQAKDNVGQVAMEGPATP from the coding sequence TTGGCGCAGCCGGACCCGCTGGAGCCCGTCAACCGCAAGATCTTTTCCTTCAACGAAGGCGTGGACAAGGTCGTTCTACAGCCGGCCGCCAAGGCCTACAAAACCGTGGTTCCTGACGTGGCCCAGACCGGCGTGAACAATTTCTTTTCCAATTGGCAGAACCCGTGGTCGTCGGTCAACCTCATGCTCCAAGGGCGGGTGGGCGAAGGCATGACGACCCTGGCGCGCTTTGGCACCAACACCACGGTGGGCGCGCTCGGTTTCGTGGACGTGGCCAGCGGCTGGGGCATGCCCAACCGCAAGGAGGATTTCGGACTGACGCTGGACACCTGGGGCGTGGGAACGGGGCCTTATCTGGTGATGCCGCTGTTCGGGCCGTCCAATGCCAGGGATGTGTTCGCGTCCCAGGTCGATGGCCTGGGCAACCCGAAAAACCAGATTTCCAGCGTCTCTGTGAAGAACAGCATGACCGCCATCCAGGTAGTCAGCCAGCGCGCGAATTATCTCGGTGCCGGCGAACTGGCGGATCAGGTGGCGCTGGACAAGTATTTGCTGATGCGGGACACGCATCTCAAAAAGCGCAACCGGGCGGCCCAGGCGAAGGACAACGTCGGTCAGGTGGCGATGGAAGGGCCGGCAACGCCATGA
- a CDS encoding anti-sigma factor encodes MNLLKSPELVDRLAAAYALGTLRGGARRRFETLAREHAGVRAAALVWQSRWSGLTELQAEHAPPPEVWLRIHNLVQAEKEREAMRAARQGAATAPAVSPGSGGWLSSVLLWRGAAALGALATVAAVVVGLQTHQRLQQESGAQIAQLRQQLAATPQVRYVAVLADAKAAPSMLVTFDAQKNALVLQRVGGFQEGSDKSLQLWALPPGGGPRSLGVLGPQALLTLATPESAVKNVPTLAISLEPQGGVPGDKGPTGPVLFTGALIERML; translated from the coding sequence ATGAATCTTTTGAAATCCCCTGAACTGGTGGACCGCCTGGCGGCGGCCTATGCCCTGGGCACGCTGCGTGGCGGTGCGCGGCGCCGCTTCGAAACCCTGGCGCGCGAGCATGCCGGTGTGCGGGCGGCTGCGCTGGTCTGGCAATCGCGCTGGTCCGGCCTGACCGAGCTGCAGGCCGAGCATGCCCCGCCGCCCGAAGTGTGGCTGCGCATTCACAACCTCGTGCAGGCCGAGAAGGAACGCGAGGCCATGCGTGCGGCGCGGCAAGGCGCCGCGACCGCGCCCGCTGTCAGCCCTGGCTCCGGCGGATGGCTGAGCAGCGTGCTGCTGTGGCGCGGCGCTGCGGCGTTGGGCGCGCTGGCCACCGTGGCGGCGGTGGTCGTGGGGCTGCAGACGCACCAGCGGCTGCAGCAGGAAAGCGGGGCGCAGATTGCCCAACTGCGCCAGCAACTGGCCGCGACGCCGCAGGTGCGCTACGTGGCAGTGCTGGCCGATGCGAAGGCGGCGCCCTCGATGCTGGTCACCTTCGATGCCCAGAAGAACGCACTGGTGCTGCAGCGCGTGGGCGGTTTTCAGGAAGGCAGCGACAAATCCCTGCAGTTGTGGGCGCTGCCGCCGGGGGGCGGTCCGCGCTCGCTGGGCGTGCTGGGCCCACAGGCGCTGCTCACGCTGGCCACGCCCGAGAGCGCGGTGAAGAACGTCCCCACGCTGGCCATCAGCCTGGAGCCGCAGGGCGGGGTGCCGGGTGACAAGGGCCCGACCGGACCCGTGCTGTTCACGGGTGCGCTGATCGAACGCATGCTGTAG
- a CDS encoding response regulator transcription factor, whose product MNRIALVEDHERLADLIRQAMAGAGIAVDAFTGVESAWAALRDIPYGAVVIDRGLPDGDGLQLVRRLRARGQSVPCLMLTARDALHDRVDGLESGADDYLTKPFPMEELIARVRALLRRPTHLQALDPAYGDLRLDAGRGCLVCAGQTVALPPTEVQIMLCLLRKADQVVRRSELEAAAWGISEAVTPNALDVALHRLRRKISAVGSTVQIANIRTHGYSIREKPLAP is encoded by the coding sequence ATGAACCGCATCGCACTGGTAGAAGACCACGAACGGCTGGCCGACCTCATCCGCCAGGCCATGGCGGGCGCCGGCATCGCCGTGGACGCATTCACCGGCGTCGAATCGGCCTGGGCCGCGTTGCGTGACATCCCCTATGGCGCGGTGGTCATCGACCGGGGATTGCCGGACGGCGACGGGCTGCAGCTGGTGCGGCGGCTGCGCGCGCGGGGCCAGTCCGTGCCCTGCCTGATGCTGACGGCCAGGGATGCGCTGCACGACCGGGTCGATGGCCTCGAATCCGGCGCGGACGACTACCTGACCAAGCCGTTCCCCATGGAGGAACTGATCGCCAGGGTGCGGGCGCTGCTGCGGCGGCCCACCCACCTGCAGGCGCTGGACCCGGCGTATGGCGACCTGCGCCTGGATGCGGGCCGGGGGTGCCTGGTGTGCGCCGGGCAAACCGTGGCGCTGCCGCCCACCGAGGTGCAGATCATGCTGTGCCTGCTGCGCAAGGCCGATCAGGTGGTGCGCCGCTCGGAGCTGGAGGCCGCGGCCTGGGGCATCTCCGAGGCCGTGACGCCGAATGCGCTGGATGTGGCGCTGCACCGGCTGAGGCGCAAGATCAGCGCGGTGGGGTCCACCGTTCAAATCGCCAACATCAGAACCCATGGATATTCCATTCGTGAAAAGCCACTGGCCCCGTAG